A region of Paraburkholderia sp. BL23I1N1 DNA encodes the following proteins:
- a CDS encoding 4-hydroxyproline epimerase has protein sequence MSNHSFKSIEGHTEGMPVRMVIDGTPPLSGATMDERRKSFIESHDWVRRALMLEPRGHSHMSGTLLYPPLSADADMSLIFIETSGCLPMCGHASIGSISFALEAGLICPRSPGTVIVDVPAGKLTANYVMDRGRVESVRFTNVPSFLLHRDVEIVHPYFGTLVIDIAYGGNFYPIVEIQANFPGCHHFSPEQLLEWGRRMQLAVNEAVDVVHPDNPGIRGVRHTMWTGAPVSDDADARSVVIAGDSLIDRSPCGTGTSARVAQRHARGQLGLGQPFRHQSLIGSCFTGRVEATTKLKSGLDAVLPSIEGRAWITGRTDHYVDDSQPYAHGFSLQEYVN, from the coding sequence ATGAGCAACCATAGCTTTAAGAGCATCGAAGGACATACCGAGGGTATGCCCGTGCGGATGGTAATCGACGGAACGCCGCCACTCTCCGGCGCGACGATGGATGAGCGCCGGAAATCCTTCATCGAGAGCCACGATTGGGTTCGTCGCGCATTGATGCTTGAGCCCCGCGGGCATTCGCACATGTCCGGGACGCTTTTGTATCCACCACTTTCGGCGGATGCAGACATGAGCCTCATTTTCATCGAAACGTCGGGGTGCCTTCCGATGTGCGGACACGCGTCCATCGGTTCCATCTCGTTTGCTCTTGAAGCAGGTCTGATTTGTCCGAGGTCGCCCGGCACCGTCATCGTAGACGTGCCCGCCGGAAAGCTGACAGCGAATTACGTGATGGATAGGGGCCGTGTTGAATCCGTTCGGTTCACGAATGTGCCGAGTTTCCTCCTTCATCGCGACGTTGAAATTGTGCATCCGTATTTCGGCACGCTCGTCATCGACATCGCGTACGGCGGAAACTTTTATCCAATTGTGGAAATTCAGGCGAACTTCCCGGGATGCCATCACTTCTCCCCGGAACAGTTGCTTGAATGGGGGCGACGGATGCAGCTCGCTGTGAACGAGGCCGTTGACGTTGTACACCCTGACAACCCGGGCATCCGCGGTGTGAGGCACACGATGTGGACCGGGGCGCCGGTATCTGACGACGCAGACGCGCGCTCGGTGGTTATCGCCGGCGACAGTCTGATTGACCGCTCTCCCTGCGGAACCGGAACCTCAGCGCGCGTGGCACAGCGGCATGCACGCGGCCAGCTCGGTCTTGGACAGCCTTTTCGCCATCAGAGCCTGATTGGAAGTTGCTTCACCGGTCGGGTGGAAGCAACAACAAAATTAAAAAGTGGTCTGGACGCGGTCCTCCCCAGTATTGAAGGACGTGCGTGGATTACGGGGCGAACGGACCACTATGTTGACGACTCACAGCCATACGCTCATGGCTTCAGCTTGCAGGAGTATGTGAATTGA
- a CDS encoding FAD-binding oxidoreductase: MNAVPREFSSCNLLPSNEESAVVIGGGIVGVCCALYLQRGGYAVTLIDPEVPGDSTAKWSCGQMAVSEIIPLSKPGILMKIPGWLMDQKGPLALRPSALPGIIPWFFRFMMNARHAKIVDIAQAMATLTHDVYDDYAPLLDACDDKTLMGERPVLEVFDDPKGLTHELPHLELRQSLGFKSQRINAQEIGDLEPALAGKFSHGLIFPDWRAVSDTMGFIAALTESFIAQGGRRVRTEAKSIDESNGRATGVALANGERVAAQHVVVAAGTGAKRFFKSLGISVPLEGIAGYQAVVTNPGVEIRHSTIYADGGFCFASMTRGLQIGGTIEFAGAGAKPNFKRADIILEKARRVLPELQTSQVEYGVGYRPFLPDTKPIIDRSRRLGNVFMAFGHGQLGLTLGATTGKLIADMVAGRPTKQNLAPFSAYRFS; encoded by the coding sequence TTGAACGCAGTTCCTCGCGAGTTTTCTTCGTGTAACCTACTTCCCTCCAACGAGGAGTCCGCCGTTGTCATTGGGGGCGGTATAGTCGGTGTGTGCTGCGCGCTATATCTCCAACGCGGCGGCTACGCAGTCACGCTCATCGACCCGGAGGTCCCGGGAGACAGCACGGCGAAGTGGAGTTGCGGCCAGATGGCGGTCAGTGAAATCATTCCGCTGTCGAAGCCGGGCATCCTCATGAAGATTCCAGGCTGGCTGATGGACCAGAAGGGGCCGCTTGCGCTTCGCCCGAGCGCTCTTCCGGGAATCATCCCGTGGTTCTTCCGGTTCATGATGAACGCAAGGCACGCGAAGATTGTTGACATTGCGCAGGCCATGGCGACACTGACACACGACGTCTACGATGACTACGCCCCGCTGCTCGATGCTTGTGACGACAAGACCCTGATGGGCGAACGTCCCGTCCTGGAAGTCTTCGACGACCCGAAAGGACTGACTCACGAATTGCCCCACCTCGAACTTCGCCAGTCGCTTGGATTCAAGTCGCAACGCATTAACGCGCAGGAAATCGGCGACCTTGAGCCTGCTCTTGCCGGCAAGTTTTCACATGGCCTCATCTTTCCCGACTGGCGTGCAGTCAGCGACACGATGGGTTTCATCGCCGCGTTGACCGAAAGTTTTATCGCGCAAGGAGGCCGGCGAGTTCGAACCGAAGCGAAAAGCATCGACGAGTCCAACGGCCGTGCGACCGGGGTCGCGCTCGCCAATGGAGAACGGGTTGCAGCTCAACACGTTGTGGTCGCCGCAGGTACCGGCGCGAAGCGCTTCTTTAAATCTCTCGGCATAAGCGTCCCGCTGGAAGGTATTGCGGGCTACCAGGCCGTTGTCACGAATCCTGGCGTTGAGATTCGTCACTCCACCATTTACGCGGACGGCGGCTTCTGCTTCGCATCGATGACACGGGGTTTGCAGATTGGCGGCACTATCGAATTTGCGGGAGCCGGCGCAAAGCCTAACTTCAAGCGCGCGGACATCATCCTCGAGAAGGCCAGGCGCGTACTGCCGGAATTGCAAACTTCGCAGGTTGAGTATGGAGTTGGATACCGCCCATTCCTTCCCGACACGAAACCCATCATCGACCGGTCCCGGAGACTTGGAAACGTCTTCATGGCGTTCGGTCATGGGCAACTGGGCCTTACCCTCGGCGCGACGACTGGCAAACTTATCGCAGACATGGTCGCCGGACGGCCTACCAAGCAAAATCTCGCGCCGTTCAGCGCATACCGCTTCTCCTGA
- a CDS encoding aldehyde dehydrogenase family protein, translating into MESYERLFIDGQWVAPVKNGTFETIDPSNEQVIAKVAAATAEDVDLAVKAARKAFDEGPWARMSGADRAVILRRIGKGIRDRLQELAEIEVRDNGKPLPEALWDLGDAAGCFEYYANLAEQLDESAEKPVTLSDDRFSSIARKEPVGVAGAIIPWNFPMLMAAWKVAPALAAGCTMVLKPSELTPLTALELANIAAAADLPPGVLNVVTGLGADAGAPLSEHPDIDKLAFTGSVPTGSRIMQAAARDIKNISLELGGKSPFIIFDDSDIDAAVEWIMFGIFWNQGEVCSATSRVLVQRGIYECLLKRLEEETRKITIGNGLQDDVLLGPLVSRGQYDKVLEAVARGKEDGARLVTGGGRPAHLDKGYFMEPVVFADVPENSWVWNEEIFGPVVCIRPFDDEAEAVRSANNSRFGLAAAVMSRNNERCERVARALRAGIVWVNCSQPTFTEAPWGGYKQSGIGRELGEWGLNNYLETKQITRYDSDKPWGWYIK; encoded by the coding sequence ATGGAATCGTACGAACGACTTTTTATTGACGGCCAGTGGGTTGCGCCAGTCAAAAACGGGACCTTTGAAACTATCGACCCGAGCAATGAACAGGTCATTGCAAAGGTGGCGGCCGCGACAGCGGAGGACGTAGACCTTGCGGTCAAGGCGGCTCGTAAGGCGTTCGACGAAGGGCCGTGGGCAAGAATGAGTGGCGCCGACCGTGCCGTTATTCTTCGCCGCATCGGCAAGGGCATCAGGGACCGCCTGCAGGAACTTGCAGAAATTGAGGTCCGGGATAACGGCAAGCCACTTCCCGAAGCACTTTGGGACCTGGGCGATGCGGCAGGCTGTTTCGAGTACTACGCAAACCTGGCCGAGCAGCTTGATGAAAGCGCTGAGAAGCCAGTCACGCTCTCCGATGACCGTTTCAGCTCGATTGCGCGCAAAGAGCCTGTTGGCGTTGCCGGCGCCATCATTCCCTGGAACTTCCCGATGCTGATGGCGGCCTGGAAAGTTGCGCCGGCATTGGCAGCGGGTTGCACGATGGTCCTGAAGCCGTCCGAGCTTACTCCGCTCACAGCACTCGAGTTGGCCAACATCGCAGCTGCTGCTGACTTGCCGCCGGGCGTCCTGAACGTTGTTACGGGCCTCGGCGCAGACGCTGGTGCGCCGCTGTCCGAGCATCCCGACATCGACAAGCTCGCCTTCACGGGCAGCGTTCCTACGGGTAGCCGCATCATGCAGGCCGCGGCGCGCGACATAAAGAACATTAGCCTTGAGTTGGGTGGCAAGTCGCCCTTTATCATCTTCGATGACAGCGACATCGACGCGGCGGTCGAGTGGATTATGTTCGGTATCTTCTGGAACCAGGGCGAGGTTTGCTCCGCGACGTCACGAGTTCTCGTGCAGCGCGGAATTTATGAGTGTCTGCTCAAACGTCTCGAAGAGGAAACGCGCAAAATCACCATCGGGAATGGGCTTCAGGACGATGTGTTGCTCGGTCCACTCGTTAGCCGTGGGCAGTACGACAAGGTGCTCGAGGCCGTGGCGCGAGGCAAGGAAGATGGTGCACGGCTCGTGACAGGCGGAGGGCGGCCGGCCCACCTCGACAAGGGTTACTTCATGGAGCCCGTCGTATTCGCGGATGTTCCAGAAAACAGTTGGGTCTGGAATGAAGAAATCTTCGGACCTGTAGTCTGTATTCGACCGTTTGACGATGAGGCGGAGGCTGTGCGGTCCGCAAACAACTCACGCTTTGGTCTCGCTGCCGCAGTCATGTCGCGCAACAATGAGCGCTGTGAGCGTGTCGCGCGAGCGCTGCGCGCGGGTATCGTCTGGGTAAACTGTTCGCAGCCCACGTTCACGGAAGCCCCATGGGGGGGCTATAAACAAAGTGGCATCGGCCGTGAACTCGGCGAATGGGGCCTGAACAACTATCTGGAAACGAAGCAGATTACGCGGTACGACAGTGACAAACCGTGGGGCTGGTACATCAAGTAA
- a CDS encoding proline racemase family protein: MRWKKTLQLVDVHCEGEIGKVITGGVVGIPGETMLDKMNYINEVDDSLRRLVVLEPRGCLQMSVNLLLPPTRPEAHAGFIVLQADKAHPMSGSNAICVVTALLELGMVEMQEPETTVVLDTPAGLVTARATCADGRCTGVSLDMVPSFVEQLDFCFDTAQFGKIKTDIAFGGVYYALIDVTQVGLKIAPENARELAELGVALRDVINQQIRVRHPLYPQINEVAYVMFRNRVSDELYQTCTTLPPGRVDRSPCGTGSSANLATLSARGLVGIGSRLKSRSTIGGEFNIELLGKTEVGGRPAVLPRIHGRAWVYGFQQIGVDPDDPLADGFMLSDTWGQGFPNPDEEGTR, translated from the coding sequence ATGCGCTGGAAAAAGACGCTCCAACTCGTAGATGTGCATTGCGAAGGCGAGATTGGCAAGGTCATCACTGGAGGTGTTGTCGGAATTCCGGGTGAGACCATGCTCGACAAAATGAACTACATCAACGAGGTCGACGACAGTCTGCGCAGACTGGTCGTGCTCGAACCACGCGGCTGCCTGCAGATGTCGGTCAATCTACTGCTGCCGCCGACTCGCCCGGAAGCACATGCCGGCTTTATCGTGCTTCAGGCGGATAAGGCGCATCCGATGTCCGGGAGCAACGCTATCTGCGTAGTTACCGCGCTGCTCGAACTTGGCATGGTCGAGATGCAGGAGCCGGAAACAACCGTTGTGCTCGATACGCCAGCGGGCTTGGTGACTGCGCGCGCGACCTGCGCCGATGGACGCTGCACGGGGGTGTCGCTGGACATGGTTCCTTCGTTCGTCGAGCAGTTGGACTTCTGTTTCGATACAGCACAGTTTGGAAAGATTAAGACGGATATCGCCTTTGGCGGGGTCTATTACGCCCTTATTGATGTCACACAGGTTGGGTTGAAGATTGCTCCTGAGAATGCTCGTGAGCTCGCGGAACTCGGCGTCGCGCTGAGGGACGTCATCAACCAGCAGATTCGGGTCCGGCATCCGCTGTACCCTCAGATTAACGAGGTCGCCTACGTGATGTTCCGCAATCGCGTCAGTGACGAGCTCTATCAGACGTGTACAACCTTGCCCCCGGGTCGAGTTGACAGGTCGCCGTGCGGAACTGGAAGCTCGGCCAATCTTGCAACGCTGTCCGCGAGAGGGCTGGTAGGAATTGGCAGTCGGCTGAAATCGCGGTCAACCATTGGCGGGGAATTTAACATCGAGTTGCTCGGGAAAACCGAGGTCGGCGGTAGACCGGCGGTGCTTCCGCGCATTCATGGTCGGGCTTGGGTATATGGCTTTCAGCAAATCGGGGTCGACCCTGACGACCCGCTAGCCGATGGCTTCATGCTGAGCGATACGTGGGGCCAAGGTTTCCCCAATCCCGATGAGGAGGGCACGCGATGA